The Panulirus ornatus isolate Po-2019 chromosome 47, ASM3632096v1, whole genome shotgun sequence genome includes the window CCCATGCTTGTTATCTTTTCACCACTATCTTAACCAGTATCCCATGCTTGTAATCTTGCCCACCACTATCTTATAACATTGTCCCATGCATGTTATCTTTTTGATCACTATCTTATAACCACTGTCACTTGCTTGTTATCTTGCTCACCACTATCTTATAAGAATTATCCCATGCTCATTATCTTGTTCATCACTATCTTATAACCACTGTCCCTTGCTTGTTATCTTGTTCACCACTATCTTATAACCAGTATCCCATGCTTGTTTTCTTGCTCACCACTATCTTATAACCACTGTTCCATCCTTGTTATCTTGTTCATCACTGTCTTATACCCACTGTCCTATTTTTGTTATCTTGTTCACCACTATCGTTTATCCGATGTACCTTGCTTTTTATCTTGTTCACCACTATCTTATAACCAGCATCATATGATTGTTTCATTGTTCACCATAATCTTATAACCACTTTTCCAATCTTGTTATCTAGTTCAGCACTATCTTCTAATCACTGTCCCCTGATTGTTATCTTGTTCACCACAAGCATATAACCACTGTCCTAGGCTTGCTATCTTGTTCACCACTCTCTTATATCCACTGCCCCACCCTTGTTATCTTGCTCGCCACTATCTTTTAATCACTGTCCCATGCTTGTTATCTTGTTGACCACTATCTTGCAACTAGTCTCCAATGCTTGTTATCTTGCTCACCACTATCTTATAACCACTATCCCATGCTTGATATCTTGTTCACTACTATTTTATAACCACTGTCCCTTGCTTGTTATGTTGTTCACCACTATCTTATAACCAGTATCCCATGATTGTTATATTGTTCACCACAATCTTATAACCAGTGTCACATGCTTGTTATCTTGCTCACCACTATCTTATAATCACTGTCCCATGCTTGTTATCTGTTCACCGATATCTTACAACCACTGTCCCATGCTTGTTATCTTTTCACCACTATCTTAACCAGTATCCCATGCTTGTAATCTTGCCCACCACTATCTTATAACATTGTCCCATGCATGTTATCTTTTTGATCACTATCTTATAACCACTGTCACTTGCTTGTTATCTTGCTCACCACTATCTTATAAGAATTATCCCATGCTCATTATCTTGTTCATCACTATCTTTTAACCATTGTCCCATGCTTGTTGCCTTGTTCACCATTATCTTATAACCAGTATCCCATGCTTGTTATCTTGCTCACCACTATCTTATAACCACTGTTCCATCCTTGTTATCTTGTTCATCACTGTCTTATACCCACTGTCCTATTTTTGTTATCTTGTTCACCACTATCGTTTATCCGATGTACTTGCTTTTTATCTTGTTCACCACTATCTTATAACCAGCATCATATGATTGTTTCATTGTTCACCATAATCTTATAGCCACTCTCTCATTCTTGTTATCTTGTTCACCACTATCTTATAACCACTGTCCCACTGCTAGTTATCTTGCCTCACCACTATCTTATAACCACTGTCCCATGCTTGTTATCTTGCTCTCCCACTATCTTATAACCCACTGTCCCATGCTTGTTATCTTGCTCACCCACTATCTTATAACCAATGTCCCATGCTTGTATATATTGCTCACCACTATCTATAATCCTCTGCTCATGCTTGTTATCTTGCTCATCCACTACTTATAACCACTGGTCCCTGCTTGTATCTTGCTCACCACTATCTTATAACCATTGTCCCATGCTTGTTATCTTGCTCACCACTATCTTATAATCAATGTCCCATGCTTGTTATATTGCTCACCACTATCTATAATCCACTGCTCATGCTTGTTATCTTGCTCACCACTATCTTATAACCACTGTCCCATGCTTGTTATCTTGCTCACCACTATCTTATAACCACTGTCCCATGCTTGTTATCTTGCTCACCACTATCTTATAACCACTGTCCCATGCTTGTTATCTTGCTCACCACTATCTTATAACCACTGTCCCATGCTTGTTATCTTGCTCACCACTATCTTATAACCACTGTCCCATGCTTGTTATCTTGCTCACCACTATCTTATAACCACTGTCCCATGCTTGTTATCTTGCTCACCACTATCTTATAACCACTGTCCCATGCTTGTTATCTTGCTCACCACTATCTTATAACCACTGTCCCTTGCTTGTTATCTTGTTCACCACTATCTTATAAACACTTTTCCATGCTTGTTATCTTGTTCACCACTAGTTTATAACCGCTGTTCCTTGCTTGTTATCTTGTTCACCACTATCTTATAACCACTGTCCCTTGTTTGTTATCTTGTTCACCACTATCTTATAACCACTGTCCGTTGTTTGTTATCTTGTTCACCACTATCTTATAACCACTGTCCGTTGTTTGTTATCTTGTTCACCACTATCTTAAAACCACTGTCCGTTGTTTGTTATCTTGTTCACCACTATCTTATAACCACTATCCGTTGTTTGTTATCTTATTCACCACTATCTTATAACCACTGTCCCTTGTTTGTTATCTTGTTCACCACTATCTTATAACCACTGTCCGTTGTTTGTTATCTTGTTCACCACTATCTTAAAACCACTATCCGTTGTTTGTTATCTTATTCACCACTATCTTATAACCACTGTCCCTTGTTTGTTATCTTGTTCACCACTATCTTAAAACCACTATCCGTTGTTTGTTATCTTGTTCACCACTATCTTATAACCACTGTCCCTTGTTTGTTATCTTGTTCACCACTATCTTAAAACCACTGTCCGTTGTTTGTTATCTTGTTCACCACTATCTTATAACCACTATCCGTTGTTTGTTATCTTATTCACCACTATCTTATAACCACTGTCCCTTGTTTGTTATCTTGTTCACCACTATCTTATAACCACTATCCGTTGTTTGTTATCTTGTTCACCACTATCTTAAAACCACTGTCCGTTGTTTGTTATCTTGTTCACCACTATCTTATAACCACTATCCGTTGTTTGTTATCTTATTCACCACTATCTTATAACCACTGTCCCTTGTTTGTTATCTTGTTCACCACTATCTTATAACCACTATCCGTTGTTTGTTATCTTATTCACCACTATCTTATAACCACTGTGCCTTGTTATCTTGTTCACCACTATCTTAACGATCGTGCTGGCACGTTGCAGAATGTCTGTCAGGCCGACGCACCAGCAGTGGTGGAGCGACGATTGGTCGAGATCAGTTATCAAGGATTAGCGAACTTCTTAATCATGAGGAAGCCGCCCACGAGGCCGCCCACACCCTGGGTCTACATGACACGCTGGAGCCGTTACCTGACTTCGTTCTGCAGGAGGTAAAGTTCCCATACCATCTGCAACCCGCTCTCACTGTCTGGTAGTTCAGTTCACTCTTGTTAACTGCACCGTAATCCTGGTAGTTCAGTTCACTCTTGTTAACTGCACCGTAATCCTGGTAGTTCAGTTCACCCTTGTTAACCTTTGTCTTCCATTTACCTACTCTGGCCTCCCATTGGTTTATAACATACAACTTCAACTCTGGCCTTCTACTTCACCCATTTCTCCCACCACTTTAAATCTGGCCTTCCTCTTTACCCACTTGACTTACCACTTCAGTCTTCTACTTTACCATCTTATATACCACTTCAACTGTAGTCTTTCAGTttctccctgacctgacctaccactGTAACTCTGGCCTTCCACTTTATTTTACCCCACCACTTTAAGTCTGGTCTTCAACTTTACTCATTTGACCTACCACCTTAACCCTGGTCATCTACTTCACCTCTGACCTACTTACCTTAACCCTGGTCATCTACTTTACCCCTGACCTACTTACCTTAACCCTGGTCATCTACTTTACCCCTGACCTACCACCTTAACCCTGGTCATCTACCTCACCCCTGACCTACCACCTTAACCCTGGTCATCTACTTCACCCCTGACCTACTTACCTTAACCCTGGTCATCTACTTTACCCCTGACCTACCACCTTAACCCTGGTCATCTACTTTACCCTTGACGTACCACTTTAACTCTGGCCTTCCATTTTAACCTTGACCTACCACTTTATCTTCAGTCTTCTAGTCTACCCACTTGTCCTACCACTTTATCTTCAGTCCTCTATTCTACCCACTTGTCCTACCACTTTAACCTTGgcctttccctttacctttgaccTGCCACTTTAACCCTACCCGggttctttgctcttgtcctaccACTATCACTCTGGCTTTCCACTTTACCCACTTGACCTACCATTTCATCTTTAACTTTCCACTTTACCCACTTGACCTACCATTTCATCTTTAACTTTCCACTTTACCCACTTGACCTACCATTTCATCTTTAACTTTCCACTTTACCCACTTGACCTACCATTTCATCTCTAACTTTCCACTTTCCCCTTGACCTACCACCTTAACTCTGACCTTCCAAATTACTCATGACCTACCACTTTAACTCTTGCCTTCCACTCTACCCTTAACCTACCACTTGACTTCTGGCATCTAATTTACTCATGACCTACCACTTTAAACCTGGCCATCAACTTTACCCATTATCTACCACTTTAACTCTGGCCTTCCACTTTACCCACATGACCTACCACTTTAAACCTGGCCATCAACTTTACCCATTATCTACCACTTTAACTCTGGCCTTCCACTTTACCCACATGACCTACCACTTTAAATCTGGCCTTCCACTTTACTCTTGATCTACTTCTTTAACTTTGGTCATGCTCTTTACCTTACACCCACTATTCTAACTCTGGCCTTCCATTTTACTCACTTGACCTACCTCTTTATCTCTTGCCTTCCACTTTACCCATTTGACCCACCACTGACTCTAGCCTTCTACTATATTTTCAACCTGCCACTTTAACTAAGGCTTCCTCCTTATCCTTGACCTAACAGTCAGCTCTTACCTTTCACTTCACCAACTTGACCTTCCACTTTAGCTTTGCCTTTCCACTTTATCTTTGACCTGCCACTTTAACTCAAGCTTTCCTCTCTGTAACAGGCAGATGCTGTGCTCAAGACCCACGATGATCTGCACAACTTCTGGCGTAAGTACCACCACGTACAGCTGGAACGCTTGGCCCTTCGAAGCGAAGGCGAGGCCTTGCGGAAGGAGGGACGGCACCTGCGGGCTCTCCTTCGACAGTACTTTGTGTCCTTAGGAATGACAGATGCGGCGCTGGCTCAGTCATCAGCTCCCGTCACTGTGTCACACCTTACTATCAACCTCCACCATCAGCAACCTCGGGAGTGAGTTATGATAGTATATTAGTACTTCTTGAGATGTTAGCAGTCCACTAGCCTCCAGGAACGTACGGTTAAGTTCCGCATCTATTCCTACAAGACTGAACCTTGTAAGATCTGGGACTGTATATTTCTTTAGTGACGTTTTCTAAATCCTGACACGTCTAGCGGAGTACAAATCCTTAATGTTTCCTTATACACGAAGGGCAGCAGGAGTCACTCTTGAGACGAGATGTGAGAGGGCAAGTTTGTGGAGACTTCCAGCAAGATACTATGTTCTGTGCTGCCTCAGTGTTTGTTTGTGGTCACAGCCCGCCGAGCTGTGGGCAACTGGTTCTTCCCGAGACTTTAATATGGCATATTTTGAGAATCCTTCTTCAGAATTTCTCAAAATAATGAATTTAGAGCAAACAAAAATCCATCTTGAAACTTTTCCCATGGCAGGAGTTCCTGGTCTACATATGTCCTTCTGAGGCTTACTCATCATGAATATAGAAATACATGATTCCATCTTGAAGCTCTGCTCCACTTCTGAAGGTACCAAAAATCTTCctattcatttcttatttttatGATTTCTATGAGAATAGGAATCCTTCCATATGAATCCTTCCAGGGGCACAAAGAGTTTCTCTCAAATCTTCAGTAAATGTTGGGTGCATAAAATGTCAGGCCCCGCCGGATGGGTTAGGGTTGAGGAGTCTTTCCTGAGGCCTTCTAGTGCATGATTCAGAGGCTTTCTGGTGGCCTTTGGTGTGCATGAATCACAGGTGTACTGGTAGCTTCTGGGGTGCATGAATAAGAGACCCTCTGGTGGCCCCTGGGATGAGTGAATCAAAAACCCTCCGGTGGCCTCTGGGGTGCATGAATCAGAAGCCTCCTGTTGGCCTCATGGATGCATGATTCAGAGGCCGTCTGATAGCCTCTGGAGTGCATAAATGAGAGTCCTCCTGGTGGCGCATGGAGTGCATGAATCAAAGGTCTGATGGCCTCTGGGATGAAGGAATGAGAAACGTTCTAGTGGCCTCTGTGGTGCATAAATCACATATTCTTATAGCCCCTGTGATGATGGAATCAGAGGCCTTCTCGTGGATTCTAGTATGCATGGACCGGAGGCCTTCTGGTGGCCTCTAAGATACATGAATCATAGGGCTTCTGGTGGCCTCTTAGGTTATGACCTAGAGACCTTTTGGTGGCCTCTGAGGCATATGAATCAGAGGCTTTCTCGTGGCCTCTGGGGTGCATAAATCATAGGCCTTCTGGTGGCCTCTCCAGTCCATGATTCAAAGGCCTGGTGGTCTTTAGGATAAATGAATCAggaaccttctcttgccatctgGTGGCATGAATCCCAGGCCTTCTGGTGGCCTCTGCAGAGCATTGATTCAGAGGCCCTCTGATGCCTTAGGGTACATGAATCAGAGGCATTCTGGTGGCCTCTGGGTACATGATTCAGAGGCATTCTGGTGGCCTCTGGGTACATGATTCAGAGGCCTTCTGATGCCTTAGGGTACATGAATCAGAGGCATTCTGGTGGCGTCTGGGTACATGATTCAGAGGCCTTCTGATGCCTTAGGGTACATGAATCAGAGGCATTCTGGTGGCCTCTGGGTACATGATTCAGAGGCATTCTGGTGGCCTCTGGGTACATGATTCAGAGGCCTTCTGATGCCTTAGGGTACATGAATCAGAGGCATTCTGGTGGCCTCTGGGTACATGATTCAGGGGCCTTCTGATGCCTTAGGGTACATGAATCAGAGGCATTCTGGTGGCCTCTGAGTACATGATTCAGAGGCCTTCTCGTGGGAGCTTCAAATAGAGACCTCCTGGTGGCATCTGTGGTGCATAATTCAGAGGTAATCTGGTGGAGTCTAGTTTGCATAGATCAGAGACATTTTGCTGGCGTTTGGGCAGACAATCTGGTGACCTCTGAGATGCATGAATCAGAGGCATTCTGGTGGTCTCTGGATTGTATGAACCAGAGACATTCTGGTGGCGACTGGAgtgcatgaatcagagacattcttttggcggctgggggggggggagggggttcaggaATCAGACATTCTGGTGGCGTCTGGAGTGTATAAATCAGAGACATTATGGTGGCGTCTGGGATGCATGAATCAAAAGCATTCTGGTGACCTCTGTGGTGCATTAATCAGAGACATTTTGGTGGTGTCtggggtgcatgaatcagagacatCCTTGCGGTGTTTGAATATATGGATCAGAGGCATTTTGGTGGCGTCTGGGGTACATGAATGAGACATTTTGGTGGCGTCTGGGGTACATGAATCAGACATTTTGGTGGCGTCTAGGGTGCATAAATCAGAGATATTCCACTGGCGTCTAGGGTGCTTGAATCAGAGATATGCTCGTCGTTTGTTGGGTGCATGAATCAGAGGTAATCTGGGGTGCATGAACCAGAGACATTCTGATGGCGTCTGGAATACATGAATCAGAGTAATTCTGCTGGCGTCTGGGGTGCATTAATCAGAGACTTTCTGATGGCATCTAGGGGCATGAATCACAGACATTCTGGCGGCGTCTGGGGTGCTGCAGTCAAAGGCATTCCGGTATCCTCTGGGGTGTATTAACCAGAAACATTATGGTGGCGTCTGAGTAATGACTCAGAGAAATTCTGTTGACGTCTGGGTTGCATGAATAAGAGGCATTCTGGTGGCCTCTGGGGTGCATGAACGAGAGAGATTCTGGTGGCGTCTTCGGTGCATGAACCAGAGGCATTCTGGTGGCGTCTGGAgtgcatgaatcagagacattcTGATGGCGTCTGGGGTGAATGAATCAGAGACATTCTGGTGGCGTCTGGGGTGCGTGAATCAGACACATTCTGGTGGTGTCtggggtgcatgaatcagagacattctggtggcgtctgggtgcatgaatcagagacattcTAGCGGCGTCtggggtgcatgaatcagagacattcTGGTGGCGTCTGGATTCCATGAATCAAAGACATTCTGAGGGCGTCTGGAGTGCATGAATCAGACACATTATGGTGGCGTCTGTGGTGCACGAATCAGAGGTATTCTGGTGGTCTCTGGTgtgcatgaatcagagacattcTGTTGGTCTCTGGGGTGCATAAATCAGAGATATTCTGGTGGCGTCTagggtgcatgaatcagagacattcTACTGGCGTCTagggtgcatgaatcagagacattcTACTGGCGTTtggggtgcatgaatcagaggCATTCTGGTGGCGTCTAAGGTGCATGAATTAGAGGCAATCTGGTGGCCTCTGGGGTCCATTAATCAGAGACTTTCTGGTAGCCTCTGGCGTGCATGAATCAGACATTCTTGTGGTCTTTGGTGTGCATGAACCGGAGGCATTCTGGAGGCGTCTGCGATGTATGAAGCAAAGACATTCTGGTGGCGTCtggggtgcatgaatcagagacattGTCATGGCGTCTGGGGTGCATGGATCATAGACAATCTGGTGGCATCTGGGTtgcatgaatcagagacattcTAGTGGAGTCTtgggtgcatgaatcagagacatCCTGGAGGCGTCTGGGTTGCATTAATAAGAGACATTCTGGTAGCCTCTGAATTGCTTGATTCAGAGGCATTCTGTTGGCGTCTAGGGTGCATGAATCAGACACTTTCCTGGTCTCTGGTgtgcatgaatcagagacattcTGAGGGCGTCTAGGGTGCATGAATCAAGAACATTATGGTTGCGTCtggggtgcatgaatcagagacattcTGGTGGCGTCTGGGGTGCATGAATCAAAAGCATTCTGGTGGCCTCtggggtgcatgaatcagagacatATTGGCGGTGACtggggtgcatgaatcagagacattcCGGTGGCCTCTGAGGTGCATGATTCAAAAGCAACCTGGTGGCCTCTTGGGTGTATGGATCAGATATTTTGGTGGTGTCTGGGGTGGATGAATCAGAGACATTCTTGTAGCGTTTGAATGCATGAGCCAGGAGGCATTCAGGTGGCGTCTGGGATCCATGAATCAGAGACATTTTGGTGGTGTCTGAGATGCATGAATCAGACATTCTGGTGGCCGCTGGTGtgcataaatacataaatattccACTTGTGTCTGGGGTGCTTGAATCAGAGACATTTTCGTGGTTTCTtgggtgcatgaatcagagacaATCTGGTGGCCTCTGGGGTAATATGAATCAGAGACATTCTGGGGGCGTCTGGGGTGCATGAACCAAGAACACTCTGGTGGCGTCTGGGGTgaaaaaaaacagaggaattCTTCTGGCCTCTGGAGTGCATGAACGAGAGACTTTCTAGTGGCGTCTGTGGTGCATGAATCAGAATCATTCTGCTGGCGTCTAGAGTGCATGAATCAGAGAAATTCTGGTGGCATCTGAGGTGCATGAAACAGAGACATTCTGGCGATGTCTGGGGTGCATTAATCAGAGACATTCTGGTGTCCTTTGTTGTGCATGAATCAGAAACATTATGGTGGCATCTTAGGCGCATGAAACAGAGACATTTTGGTGGCGTCtggggtgcatgaatcagaggTATTCTGGTGGTCTCTGGGGTGCATAAATAAGAGGTATTCTGGTGGTCTCtggggtgcatgaatcagagacatGCTGGTGGCGTCTAGGGTGCTTTCAGAGACACTCTGGTGGCGTCTTGGGTGCATGAATCAGACATTCTGGTGGTCTCTGGTATGCATGAATCAGAGAACATTCTGATGGCGTATAGGATGCTTGAATCACAGGCACTCTGGTGGCTTTTGGGGTGCATAAATCAAAGGCATTTTAGTGGCGTCTGTGGTGCATCAATCGGAGACATTCTAGTGGCGTTTAGGTGCATGAATCTGGAGCATTCTGGTGGCGTCTtgggtgcatgaatcagagacattctggtggcgtctggggtgcatgaatcagagacattctggtggcgtctggggtgcatgaatcagagacattcTGGTAGCGTCTGGGGTGCATGAGTCAAAGACATTCTGATGGTGTCTGAGATGCATGAATCACAGGCATTCTGTTGGCATCTGGGGTTCATGATTCATAGGCATTCTTGTGGCCTCTGGTGTGCATGAATCAGAGGCATTCTAGTGGAGTCTGGGGTGCATGGATCAGAGACATTCTGCAGGAATTTGAGATGAATGAATCAGAGTCATTCTAGTGGCGTCTGGAGTGCATGGATAAAAGACATTCTGGTGGCGTTTGGGGCgcatgaatcagagacattcTGATGGCCTCCGAGTTACATAAATCAGAGACATTATGGTGACGTCTGGAGGTGCATGAATCAGAGGCATTCTCGTGGTGTCTCGCGTGCATGAATCACAGATATTCTGGTGGCGTCTGGGATGCATGAATCATAGACATTCTGTTGGCGTATGAGGTGCATGAATGAGAGGCAATCTGGTGTGCATTAACGAGACATTCTACCGGCGTTTAGGGTGCATGAATCAGAAACATTCTGGTGGAGTCTAGACTGCATGAATCAGAGGTATTCTTCTGGCCTCTGTGATGCATGAACCAGAGACATTCTGGTGGCGTCTGGGGTACATGAATTACTCATTTTGCTATCGTGTGGGATGCATGAATCAGATGTTCTGGTGGCATCAGTGGTACATGAATCAGAGACATTCTGGTGGCCTCtggggtgcatgaatcagagacgTTCTGTTGGCGTCTGGGGTGCATGAATCAGACATCCTGTTGGTGTCTAAGTTGTATGAATCAGAGACATTCTGGTTGCCTCTGGAGTGCATGATTCAGAGACATTATGTTGGGGTCTAAGGTGCATGAATCAGAGGCATTCTAGTGGCCTCTTGGATGGATGGATCAGAGACATTCTGGTGGCGTCTGTGGTGCATGAATCAGAGTTATTCTAGTGGCCTCTGGTGTGCATGAATGAGAGACATTATGATGGTATCCAGGGTGCATGAATCGGAGACCTTCTTTTGGCGTTTGGGGTGCATAAATCAGTGGCATACTAATAGCGTCTGGGGTGTATGAATCAAAGACACTGATGGCGTCTCGGGTGCATGAATCAGATATTATGGATGCCTCTGGTGAGCATGAATCGGAGACATTCTACTAGCGTCAAGGGTGCTTGAATCTGAGACTTTCTTGCGACCTCTGGGTTGCAAAAACCAGAGACACTCTGATGGCGTCTGTGGTGCACGAATCAGAGGCATTCTGGTGGTATCTGGGGTGCATAAATTAGAGACATTCTGTTGGCGTCtggggtgcatgaatcagagacattcTGGTGGCATCTGAGATGCATGAAACAGAGACATTCTGGTGGCGTCTAGGGTGCATTAATCAGAGACAATCAGGTGTCCTTTGTTGTGCATGAATCAGAAACATTATAGTGGCGTCTGAGTGCATGATTCAGAAAAAATTCTAGTTGTGTCTGTGGTGCATGAATAAGAGGCATTATGGTGGTATCTGGGGCgcatgaatcagagacattcTGGTGGTATCTTAGGTGCATGAAACAGAGACATTCTGGTGGCGTCtggggtgcatgaatcagaggTATTCTGGTGGTCTCTGGGGTACATGAATAAGAGGTATTCTGTTGATTTCTGGGGTGCATGAATCGGAGACATTCTGGTGGCGTCTAAGGTGCTTGAACCAGAGATACACTGGTGACGTCTTGTGTGCATAAATCAGACATTCTGGTGGCCTCTGGTAAgcatgaatcagagacattcTGATGGCGTGTAGGATGCTTGAATCACAGGCACTCTGATGGCTTTTGGGGTGCATAAATCAAAGGCATTTTAGTGGCGTCTGTGGTGCATCAATCGGAGACATTCTAGTGGCGTTTAGGTGCATGAATCAGAGAAATTCTGGTGGCGTCTGGGGTACATGAATCAAAGACATTCTGATGGTGTCTGAGGTGCATGAATCACAGGCATTCTGTTGGCATCTGGGGTTCATGATTCATAGGCATTCTTGTGGCCATTGGTGTGCATGAATCAGAGGCATTCCAGTGATGACTGGAATGCATAAATCAGAGACATTCTGATGGCGTCTGGGGTGCATGGATCAGAGACATTCTGCAGGCATTTGAGGTGAATGAATCAGAGTCATTCTGGTGGCGTCTGCAGTGCATGGATAAGAGACATTCTAGCGGCGTTTCGGGTGCATGAATTATAGGCATTCTGGTGGTGTATGAGATTCATGAATCAGAGGGAATCTGGTGTGCATCAACAAGACATTCTACTGGCGTCTAGAGTACATGAACCAGAGACATTTTGGTGGAGTCTGGACTACATGAATCAGAGGTATTCTTCTGGCCTCTGTGGTGCATGAACCAGAGACATTCTGGTGGCGTCTGTGGTGCACAAATCAGTCATTTTGCTATCGTGTGGGGTGCATGGATCAGAGATGTTCTGGTGGCATCtggggtgcatgaatcagaggCATTCTAGTGGCCTCTGGGGTGCATGAATCGGAGATATTCTGTTGGCATCTGGGGTGTATGAATCAGAGACATCCTGTTAGCGTTTAGGTTGCATGAATCAGACATTCTGGTGGCCTCTGGAGTGCATGATTCAAAGACATTATGGTGGGGTCTAGGGTGCCTGAATCAGAGGCATTCTAGTGGCCTCTTGTATGGATGAATCAGGAACATACTGGTGCCGTTGGGGTGCATGAATCAGACATTCTGGTGGCATCtggggtgcatgaatcagagacattcTGTTGGCGTCTGGGGTACATGAATCAAAGGCATTCTGTTGGCGTTTGGGGTGCATGAATCACAGGCATACTAGTGACGTCTGTGGTGCATGAATCAGAGATATTCTGATGGCCTCCGGGTTACATAAATCAGAGACATTATGGTGGTGTCTGGAGGTGCATGAATCAGAGTCATTCTCGTGGCGTCTCGCGTGCATGAATCACAGATATTCTGGTGGCGTCCGGGTTGCATGAATCGGAGACATTCTGGTGGCGTGTGAGGTGCATGAATCATAGACATTCTGTTGGCGTCtggggtgcatgaatcagagatATCCTGGTGGCGTCTAGGTtgcatgaatcagagacattTTTGTGGCCTCTGGAGTGCATGATTCAGAGACAATATGGTAGGGGTCTAAGATATATGAATCAGAGGCATTCTAGTGGCCTCTTGGATGGATGAATCAGAGACATTCTGGTGGCGTCTGTGGTGCATGAATCATGGTTATTCTAGTGGCCTCTGGTGTGCATGAATAAGAGACATTATAATGGTATCC containing:
- the LOC139763716 gene encoding uncharacterized protein translates to MVDNLQETSQSTMPLTLPRILHTTHSRECLSGRRTSSGGATIGRDQLSRISELLNHEEAAHEAAHTLGLHDTLEPLPDFVLQEADAVLKTHDDLHNFWRKYHHVQLERLALRSEGEALRKEGRHLRALLRQYFVSLGMTDAALAQSSAPVTVSHLTINLHHQQPRDPCDDGIRGLLVDSSMHGPEAFWWPLRYMNHRASGGLLGYDLETFWWPLRHMNQRLSRGLWGA